In a genomic window of Corynebacterium lizhenjunii:
- a CDS encoding TetR family transcriptional regulator C-terminal domain-containing protein: MHQPLTPRQRELFNAILNDFLAEGFESFTIEGATRRYHCSKSTIYALGNTRDAIVRRVLVSFFKEVARRTSPPEGKVSSYSRALEDYFQSITSALTPASTAFMRDLATEDVAQEIYAVNTAAAVHNIATFLERGVQAGEFRAESTAFVSQLIHRTMTDIQQGHYAHTLPAGQAYHALGQLVLQGISKNSIKS; the protein is encoded by the coding sequence ATGCACCAGCCACTTACCCCACGCCAGCGCGAGCTATTCAACGCCATCCTCAACGACTTCCTCGCCGAGGGCTTTGAGAGCTTCACCATCGAAGGCGCCACCCGCCGCTACCACTGCTCCAAATCCACCATCTACGCGCTGGGCAACACCCGCGACGCCATCGTTCGCCGCGTCCTGGTCAGCTTCTTCAAGGAAGTCGCCCGGCGCACCAGCCCGCCAGAGGGCAAAGTCAGTTCCTACTCACGGGCCCTCGAGGACTATTTCCAGTCCATTACCAGCGCACTTACCCCGGCAAGCACCGCCTTTATGCGCGATCTAGCCACGGAGGACGTTGCCCAGGAAATCTACGCTGTCAACACCGCCGCAGCCGTCCACAACATTGCCACCTTTCTGGAGCGCGGCGTCCAGGCGGGCGAGTTCCGGGCGGAATCCACCGCGTTTGTCTCCCAGCTCATCCACCGCACCATGACGGATATTCAGCAGGGCCACTACGCCCACACTTTGCCCGCCGGGCAGGCGTACCACGCACTGGGACAGCTGGTTTTGCAGGGAATTTCCAAAAACTCCATCAAAAGCTAG
- a CDS encoding acyl-CoA dehydrogenase family protein translates to MPPILPPQHAAHLEGIVFPHADILSVADRLPAEEQRKLQTIHEFLQTEIRPAVGEYWDREELPFDLLPALAAHGLGEIELSGTSRLYRGLVYAEVTRADVSLSALVGIHNELVVGLIDKLGSPEQKDTWLPGLRTFEKVGCFALTEPDHGSDIAGGLATTAQRTEDGWVINGSKRWIGAGTFADFAITFARDTTDNEIRAFIVELDREGVTRTKISRKMGLRIMQNADIHFDNVVIPLDNAIPGAQSFANVNDFLCYSRAWVGWQGAGLQLGIFDKAREYAVSRQQFGRPIAKFQLVQEQLARILGNASASLTMMAQVAWVQEEGRLEMPFAALAKATTTRLARESAAAGRNIGGGNGILTEYDLSKMMSDAEILFTYEGTYDINSLIVGRAVTGVSAFV, encoded by the coding sequence ATGCCGCCCATCCTCCCTCCACAGCACGCCGCCCACCTAGAGGGCATCGTTTTCCCCCATGCTGACATCCTAAGCGTGGCAGACCGCTTGCCCGCAGAGGAGCAACGCAAACTACAAACCATCCACGAATTCCTCCAGACTGAGATACGCCCCGCAGTGGGGGAGTACTGGGACCGTGAAGAGCTTCCCTTCGACCTGCTTCCCGCACTAGCAGCCCACGGGCTGGGTGAAATTGAGCTCTCTGGTACTTCCCGGCTGTACCGCGGCTTGGTCTATGCGGAAGTCACCCGCGCCGATGTCTCGCTATCTGCCCTGGTGGGCATTCACAACGAGCTAGTGGTGGGACTGATAGACAAGTTGGGCTCCCCGGAGCAAAAAGACACCTGGCTGCCAGGCCTGCGCACCTTTGAAAAAGTCGGCTGCTTCGCCTTGACGGAGCCGGACCACGGCTCAGACATTGCCGGTGGCCTGGCCACCACAGCCCAGCGCACTGAGGACGGCTGGGTTATCAACGGCTCCAAGCGGTGGATTGGCGCTGGCACGTTCGCGGACTTCGCCATCACCTTTGCCCGCGACACCACGGACAACGAAATCCGGGCCTTCATTGTGGAACTCGACCGCGAAGGCGTTACCCGCACTAAGATCTCCCGCAAGATGGGCCTGCGCATTATGCAAAACGCGGACATCCACTTTGACAATGTGGTCATCCCGCTGGATAACGCCATTCCGGGGGCGCAGTCTTTTGCCAACGTCAATGACTTCCTGTGCTACTCGCGTGCCTGGGTGGGCTGGCAAGGCGCTGGCCTGCAGTTGGGCATCTTCGATAAGGCCCGTGAGTACGCGGTGTCGCGCCAGCAATTCGGCCGGCCCATTGCCAAGTTCCAGCTGGTGCAGGAGCAACTGGCGCGCATCCTGGGCAATGCCTCGGCGTCGCTGACCATGATGGCTCAGGTCGCGTGGGTGCAAGAAGAAGGCCGCCTGGAAATGCCCTTTGCCGCTCTGGCTAAGGCCACCACCACCCGCCTCGCGCGCGAGTCTGCCGCAGCTGGCCGCAATATCGGCGGTGGCAACGGCATCCTCACCGAGTACGACCTGTCCAAGATGATGTCCGACGCCGAAATCCTCTTCACCTACGAGGGCACCTATGACATCAATTCCCTCATCGTAGGCCGCGCCGTCACTGGCGTCTCCGCATTCGTCTAG
- a CDS encoding SDR family NAD(P)-dependent oxidoreductase yields MDLHNTSAIVTGAASGLGAATALALAERGVAVTGFDLRAGATHDNIEYVEVDVTDAQAVRAAVAQAAERAPLRIAVNCAGICPSARIMGRKGPHDPQVFATTINVNLLGTFHVLTSAAEAMSQLEPADADGQRGVIINTASVAAFEGQVGQAAYAASKGAVHALSITAARDLASLGIRVNAIAPGVVATPMMEQITPEFRAQLEATVQFPPRLAKPEEFAHLALSIIDNGYLNGETIRLDGALRMPPR; encoded by the coding sequence ATGGATCTTCACAACACTTCTGCCATTGTTACTGGCGCGGCCTCCGGGCTGGGTGCAGCAACGGCGCTGGCGCTAGCCGAGCGCGGCGTGGCCGTGACCGGCTTCGACCTGCGGGCAGGCGCCACCCATGACAACATCGAGTACGTCGAGGTTGATGTCACGGATGCACAGGCTGTTCGTGCCGCTGTTGCCCAAGCTGCCGAGCGCGCGCCCCTGCGCATCGCGGTCAACTGCGCGGGCATCTGCCCGTCTGCCCGGATTATGGGCCGCAAAGGCCCGCACGATCCGCAGGTCTTCGCCACCACCATCAACGTCAATCTGCTAGGCACCTTCCATGTCCTTACGTCCGCAGCGGAGGCCATGTCCCAGCTTGAGCCTGCCGATGCCGATGGCCAGCGCGGCGTGATCATCAATACAGCTTCCGTGGCGGCCTTTGAAGGCCAGGTCGGCCAGGCTGCCTACGCGGCGTCGAAGGGCGCAGTCCACGCCCTGTCCATCACGGCAGCCCGCGACCTTGCCTCCCTGGGTATCCGTGTCAATGCCATTGCCCCCGGCGTGGTGGCCACCCCCATGATGGAGCAGATCACCCCAGAGTTCCGGGCCCAGCTCGAAGCTACGGTGCAATTCCCGCCGCGCCTGGCCAAGCCGGAGGAATTCGCGCATTTGGCGCTATCGATTATCGACAATGGCTACCTCAACGGCGAAACCATCCGTCTGGACGGCGCGCTCCGAATGCCACCCCGCTAG
- a CDS encoding HNH endonuclease signature motif containing protein: MNFETLLAGQGPVIDALAGFAGHSVEDLTANGLCPFVARKYVTLYNTYYGPTTYTGLQYKALTAARSQGHSAEALDFIESKTKRVSDKLAKWKLRVKLCKAPAAQIEAVAREQLKELARPREVKEGVSLTHHANGLATLKATGKSVDIMDVHAVVDPQDQVESFLAAFRGGGAGKQRYIPIIPIYLDQICEFVDRMHNPGRYPTDADIRVRASNGAILTGKDLLERLCLDYGFIAALSREHGPLDLYRYSRTANSKQRLLLLAEGAECSWIGCHLPFDKCQIHHIQPWNQGGQTNMSNLTPLCPHHNGANEDHPPDGIPIARGRMVRMGTGVGWQAPGGGPPIQTRPAPTPPSATPTNYQPTNSPPDAHHQATPPPEAHQQAPPPPKS; this comes from the coding sequence ATGAACTTCGAGACACTACTTGCGGGCCAAGGCCCCGTCATCGACGCCCTGGCTGGTTTCGCCGGCCACAGCGTCGAAGACCTCACCGCAAACGGGCTATGCCCATTTGTCGCACGCAAGTACGTCACGCTGTATAACACCTACTACGGACCCACCACCTACACCGGCTTGCAATACAAAGCCTTAACCGCTGCCCGCAGCCAAGGCCATTCTGCTGAAGCCTTAGACTTCATCGAGTCCAAAACCAAGCGGGTTAGTGACAAACTCGCTAAATGGAAACTGCGCGTCAAACTCTGCAAGGCGCCTGCAGCACAAATCGAGGCCGTTGCCCGCGAGCAGCTAAAAGAACTAGCCAGGCCGCGTGAGGTTAAAGAAGGCGTGAGCCTCACCCATCACGCTAATGGGCTAGCCACGCTCAAGGCCACAGGCAAGTCTGTCGACATTATGGACGTCCACGCTGTGGTTGACCCTCAAGACCAAGTAGAAAGCTTCCTTGCAGCCTTCAGGGGCGGGGGCGCTGGCAAACAACGCTACATCCCGATCATCCCCATCTACCTGGATCAGATCTGTGAGTTCGTCGACCGGATGCACAACCCCGGACGATATCCCACTGATGCCGATATTCGCGTCCGCGCCTCCAACGGCGCGATCCTCACCGGCAAGGACCTGTTGGAGCGGTTGTGTCTGGACTACGGGTTTATCGCAGCGCTATCGCGTGAGCATGGTCCGTTGGACTTGTACCGTTATTCGCGGACCGCTAACTCTAAGCAACGCTTATTGCTACTCGCCGAGGGTGCAGAATGCTCCTGGATAGGCTGTCACTTGCCGTTTGATAAGTGCCAGATCCACCACATCCAGCCCTGGAACCAGGGTGGCCAGACCAACATGTCAAACCTGACCCCATTGTGTCCGCACCATAATGGTGCTAATGAGGACCACCCACCAGATGGCATCCCGATAGCCCGGGGTCGGATGGTGCGCATGGGTACCGGGGTTGGGTGGCAAGCACCCGGTGGCGGCCCACCGATACAAACCCGGCCCGCGCCCACACCACCATCAGCCACACCCACCAACTACCAACCCACCAACTCCCCGCCAGATGCCCACCACCAGGCCACACCACCACCGGAAGCCCACCAGCAGGCACCACCACCACCGAAAAGCTAA
- a CDS encoding acetoin utilization protein AcuC encodes MTALKPLLFHTEEMRRYSLGPDHPMGPDRVRLAFELAEYFELTQLFEIVCPTAANTAHLQLVHTPDYIAATRAEVPSKRFGLGTEDNPISHGLSTVAARITGATVQATQAVWEGRAPRAVNLAGGLHHAFADSMAGFCMYNDAAVAIRWLLANGAQRVAYLDLDAHHGDGVERLFWDDPRVLTISVHESGLYLFPGTGFAHEIGGRGAEGTAVNLALPRETADASWLQAIHALVPPLLRKFQPEFIISQHGADPHRSDPLADLNISLDAMAHAYRSVSTWANTYAHGRWVALGGGGYQLDSVARAWTCVLAAVAEVELSPTLAMPKGWHGSPTLGDEGASADIYDFDPHKIMASQPHTALVQTSRSIFPYWGLPAYG; translated from the coding sequence GTGACCGCCCTCAAGCCCCTGCTGTTTCACACGGAGGAAATGCGGCGCTATTCGCTGGGCCCGGACCACCCCATGGGCCCCGACCGCGTCCGCCTGGCCTTCGAGCTGGCGGAGTATTTTGAGCTCACCCAGCTCTTTGAGATTGTCTGCCCCACAGCCGCCAATACCGCCCACCTGCAATTGGTCCACACCCCGGACTACATTGCGGCCACCCGCGCGGAGGTGCCGTCCAAGCGCTTCGGCCTGGGCACTGAGGACAATCCTATTAGTCACGGGTTGTCCACCGTCGCGGCGCGCATTACTGGTGCTACCGTGCAGGCCACCCAAGCGGTGTGGGAGGGCCGCGCTCCCCGCGCCGTGAACCTGGCTGGCGGGCTACACCACGCGTTCGCGGACTCGATGGCGGGGTTTTGCATGTACAACGATGCCGCCGTGGCCATCCGCTGGCTGCTTGCCAACGGCGCCCAGCGCGTGGCCTACCTTGACCTCGATGCTCACCATGGCGACGGCGTGGAGCGCCTCTTTTGGGATGACCCTCGGGTGCTAACTATCTCTGTCCACGAATCTGGCCTCTACCTCTTCCCCGGCACTGGGTTTGCCCATGAGATTGGTGGCCGGGGCGCTGAGGGCACAGCCGTCAACCTGGCCTTGCCCCGCGAAACCGCCGATGCCTCCTGGCTCCAAGCCATCCATGCCCTAGTGCCGCCGTTGTTGCGTAAGTTCCAGCCGGAGTTCATCATCTCCCAGCACGGTGCGGACCCCCACCGCAGTGATCCGCTGGCGGACCTGAATATTTCCCTCGATGCTATGGCTCATGCCTATCGTTCCGTGTCCACGTGGGCTAATACCTATGCGCATGGGCGGTGGGTGGCCTTGGGCGGTGGCGGGTATCAGCTAGATTCCGTGGCGCGGGCGTGGACCTGCGTCTTAGCTGCGGTGGCCGAGGTTGAGCTTTCACCCACCCTTGCAATGCCGAAGGGGTGGCACGGCAGCCCCACGCTTGGCGATGAAGGAGCCAGCGCAGACATCTACGACTTCGACCCCCACAAAATCATGGCCTCCCAGCCGCACACCGCGCTGGTGCAGACCTCCCGGTCCATCTTCCCCTATTGGGGTCTGCCCGCCTACGGCTAG
- a CDS encoding GNAT family N-acetyltransferase yields the protein MSQQHTLHWEADVILNDGDIATLRAIQPTDRPAVEAFFERVSDHSKYLRFFSTHPHLTEEDWQRWAHTRGYDKVTIVLEERGDIVAIAGYELVESFLPARVGDVSFLVQDSHHGKGVGNILLEHLAEIGREGKVERFFAEMLTQNRQMVQVFIRAGYSAAPELADGFISVDFTIAPNATSREVMERRELRAEANSIRRLLNPATVAIVGSPAVSQPDAAHFDTLEDLQGPADLVIAESGQDYRALMQAAAQAGAKGVVVMARSQNPGVTRTDARDIVLAARDYGLRALGPAALGLINTSRGLNATPAPMPRAGQVGLFTQSAGVATLTLSHAIERGCGLSNFLAAGSFADVTGNDVMQFWSDDPDTHICLLSLDTIGNPRKFFRVLRRLALDKPVVVFLPSRALQSARHYEQEGLIAASPAVLDDIIRNTGAMVVTRRDEMYDIAQLLARQPVPRGRRIRVISNSAGLSDQMVASAARFGLKASAVTVYDSPAAGIAQQAAQALADPDVDAVLCAVVEIGEFILKDAHSRLAALAAGPAVEHHTPLIASFVGFEFPEFRAAQGPEAPGQLPVFGTYADALSALATIIDNDKRRALARPAPHDEVASGDEAAATAVVADILADSPTGRWATDSECAAILSAYGIDIVPWQPVDGMEEAIEAAEEFGWDVVLKCTSPMVRGRSELPTVLRHIHSAVDMEQAWETLVQLTQDLHLGCDPAILEPAVQPTVAAGASLTARAIEDPVIGPMLSVGIAGLPSDLLGDVAWRVPPLRRTDVLDMLSELKAAPLLAGYQGAKAAHMHGIEDVLMRLARLCDDIASIVDIELTPIVAGLDATSVVGARMRIAPLDTQRDPLARRLGK from the coding sequence ATGTCGCAGCAACACACATTGCACTGGGAAGCCGACGTGATCCTCAACGACGGCGACATCGCCACCCTGCGCGCCATCCAGCCCACCGACCGCCCGGCGGTCGAGGCATTCTTTGAACGTGTATCTGACCACTCGAAGTACCTGCGGTTTTTCTCAACCCACCCGCACCTTACGGAGGAAGACTGGCAGCGCTGGGCCCACACCCGCGGCTATGACAAGGTGACCATAGTGCTAGAAGAACGCGGGGACATTGTGGCCATTGCCGGCTATGAGCTGGTGGAGTCCTTCCTGCCCGCCCGGGTGGGCGATGTCTCCTTTTTGGTCCAAGACTCCCACCACGGCAAGGGCGTGGGAAATATCCTGCTCGAGCACCTGGCAGAAATTGGCCGCGAGGGCAAAGTAGAGCGCTTTTTTGCAGAAATGCTGACCCAAAACCGGCAAATGGTGCAGGTGTTTATCCGCGCCGGGTATTCCGCCGCCCCGGAGCTGGCAGACGGTTTTATCAGCGTGGACTTCACCATCGCGCCTAATGCCACCTCCCGGGAGGTCATGGAGCGCCGGGAACTGCGCGCGGAGGCCAATTCCATCCGCCGCCTGCTCAACCCCGCCACCGTGGCCATCGTGGGCAGCCCGGCGGTGAGCCAGCCCGATGCCGCGCACTTTGACACGCTAGAAGATCTGCAGGGTCCTGCGGATTTGGTCATCGCAGAGTCCGGCCAGGACTATCGGGCGCTTATGCAGGCAGCGGCACAAGCCGGCGCCAAGGGCGTGGTAGTCATGGCGCGCAGCCAGAACCCGGGGGTAACGCGCACCGACGCCCGGGATATTGTCTTAGCCGCCCGCGACTATGGCCTCCGCGCCCTGGGCCCGGCAGCGCTAGGACTTATCAACACCTCCCGGGGCCTTAATGCCACCCCTGCGCCGATGCCGCGCGCAGGCCAAGTGGGTTTGTTTACTCAATCTGCTGGCGTGGCTACGCTGACCCTCTCCCATGCCATCGAGCGCGGCTGCGGGTTGTCGAACTTCCTGGCGGCAGGGTCCTTTGCAGACGTCACGGGTAACGACGTCATGCAGTTTTGGTCTGACGATCCGGACACCCATATCTGCCTGCTGTCCTTGGACACCATCGGTAACCCGCGCAAGTTCTTCCGCGTGTTGCGGCGCCTGGCCCTTGACAAGCCCGTGGTGGTCTTCCTGCCATCCCGCGCGCTGCAGTCTGCCCGCCACTACGAGCAGGAGGGGCTGATTGCTGCTAGCCCCGCGGTGCTAGATGACATCATCCGCAACACGGGGGCCATGGTGGTCACCCGCCGCGATGAGATGTATGACATTGCCCAGCTCCTAGCCCGCCAGCCGGTGCCCCGCGGCCGACGGATTCGGGTGATTTCCAACTCTGCTGGGCTCAGTGACCAGATGGTGGCATCGGCAGCACGGTTTGGCCTCAAGGCATCGGCAGTGACGGTCTACGACTCCCCGGCAGCGGGCATCGCCCAGCAAGCAGCCCAAGCTTTGGCGGACCCGGACGTCGACGCGGTGCTATGCGCGGTGGTCGAAATTGGGGAGTTCATCCTCAAAGACGCCCACTCCCGCCTGGCCGCGCTGGCCGCAGGCCCGGCCGTGGAACACCACACCCCGCTCATTGCCTCCTTCGTGGGCTTCGAGTTTCCAGAGTTCCGCGCCGCCCAGGGCCCAGAAGCCCCCGGACAGTTACCCGTCTTTGGCACGTATGCGGACGCCCTGTCGGCCCTAGCCACCATCATTGACAACGACAAGCGGCGCGCCCTGGCCCGCCCCGCCCCGCACGATGAGGTAGCCAGCGGCGACGAGGCCGCAGCCACCGCCGTGGTGGCAGACATCCTGGCAGACTCTCCCACCGGACGCTGGGCCACCGACTCCGAGTGCGCCGCCATCCTCTCCGCCTATGGCATAGACATTGTTCCCTGGCAGCCGGTCGACGGCATGGAAGAAGCCATCGAGGCCGCGGAGGAATTCGGCTGGGACGTGGTGCTCAAGTGCACCAGTCCCATGGTCCGCGGCCGCTCTGAACTACCCACGGTACTGCGCCACATTCATAGCGCAGTGGACATGGAACAGGCGTGGGAGACTTTGGTGCAGCTCACCCAGGACCTCCACCTGGGCTGCGACCCCGCCATTTTGGAGCCGGCCGTCCAACCCACGGTCGCAGCCGGGGCCTCCCTGACCGCCCGCGCTATTGAGGATCCAGTCATTGGCCCCATGCTCAGCGTGGGCATTGCCGGGCTGCCCAGCGATCTCTTGGGCGATGTAGCGTGGCGCGTTCCCCCACTGCGGCGCACCGACGTGTTGGATATGCTCTCTGAGCTCAAGGCCGCACCCCTGCTGGCCGGCTACCAAGGCGCGAAGGCCGCCCATATGCACGGTATCGAAGACGTGCTCATGCGCCTGGCCAGGCTGTGTGATGACATCGCCTCCATTGTCGATATTGAGCTCACTCCCATCGTCGCCGGGCTAGACGCCACCTCTGTGGTGGGCGCGCGCATGCGTATTGCGCCGCTGGACACCCAACGCGACCCCCTGGCAAGGAGGCTAGGAAAGTGA
- a CDS encoding CoA-acylating methylmalonate-semialdehyde dehydrogenase, with product MRTINHFVNGEAFAGTTGKTQPVLNPSTGTEQAQVVLADRADVDAVIAASAKAQPGWAAMNPQKRIRIIMEWIRLIHANMDELARTLSLEHGKTFDDARGDVLRGVDVLEFALGAPHQLKGEYSTEVGTGIDTYSLRQPLGVVAGITPFNFPAMIPLWKAGPALAAGNAFVLKPSERDPSVPVRLAELFIEAGAPAGVLNVVHGGKEAVDAILDSDTIKAVGFVGSTPIAQYIYARCAETGKRAQCFGGAKNHAIVLPDADIDATADALVGAAFGSAGERCMALSVVVPVGKETADKLREALVAKIPSLNVGHCLDPQADYGPLVTADARDRVFRLIGEGVEAGADLVVDGRELDMSGAEFEGESLAGGYYCGPTFFDNVTAEMSIYTEEIFGPVLAMVRAETLEEAISYPNDHVYGNGVAIFTQNGGAAREFVKNINVGMVGVNVPIPVPIAYHTFGGWKASGFGDLNQHGPDSFRFYTKTKTVTSRWPDDSQAGPQFTMPVMN from the coding sequence ATGCGTACCATTAACCACTTTGTCAACGGGGAGGCCTTCGCGGGCACCACGGGCAAGACTCAACCGGTACTCAACCCGTCCACCGGCACGGAGCAGGCCCAGGTGGTGCTCGCAGATCGCGCAGACGTGGACGCGGTCATCGCGGCCAGCGCGAAGGCCCAGCCGGGTTGGGCGGCAATGAACCCGCAAAAGCGCATCCGGATCATCATGGAGTGGATCCGCCTCATTCACGCCAACATGGATGAGCTGGCCCGCACCCTGTCCCTGGAGCACGGCAAGACTTTCGATGACGCCAGGGGCGACGTCCTGCGCGGCGTGGACGTGTTGGAGTTCGCCCTGGGCGCGCCGCATCAGCTCAAGGGGGAGTACTCCACGGAGGTCGGCACCGGAATTGACACCTATTCGCTGCGCCAGCCGCTGGGTGTGGTGGCAGGCATTACTCCCTTTAACTTCCCGGCCATGATTCCGCTGTGGAAGGCCGGCCCGGCGTTGGCGGCTGGCAATGCGTTTGTGCTCAAGCCCTCGGAGCGCGACCCTTCCGTCCCAGTGCGCCTGGCTGAGCTGTTTATCGAGGCAGGTGCCCCGGCTGGCGTGCTCAATGTGGTCCACGGTGGCAAGGAGGCCGTGGATGCCATCCTCGATTCGGACACCATCAAGGCCGTGGGCTTTGTGGGGTCGACCCCTATCGCTCAATACATTTATGCTCGCTGCGCAGAAACCGGCAAGCGCGCCCAGTGCTTCGGTGGCGCGAAGAACCACGCCATTGTGCTGCCGGATGCTGACATTGACGCCACTGCCGATGCCCTGGTGGGCGCCGCCTTCGGCAGCGCCGGCGAGCGCTGCATGGCACTGTCCGTGGTGGTTCCGGTGGGCAAGGAGACCGCAGATAAGCTGCGCGAGGCCCTGGTGGCCAAGATTCCTTCCCTCAACGTCGGCCACTGCCTGGACCCCCAGGCGGACTACGGCCCGCTGGTTACTGCCGATGCCCGCGACCGCGTCTTCCGGCTGATCGGAGAAGGCGTGGAGGCCGGGGCCGACCTGGTAGTAGACGGCCGCGAGCTGGATATGAGCGGGGCGGAGTTTGAGGGCGAGTCCCTCGCAGGTGGCTACTACTGTGGCCCCACCTTCTTTGACAATGTCACCGCGGAGATGTCCATCTACACCGAGGAGATTTTTGGTCCGGTGCTGGCCATGGTGCGCGCCGAGACCCTGGAGGAAGCCATTTCCTACCCCAACGACCACGTCTACGGCAATGGCGTGGCCATCTTTACCCAAAACGGTGGCGCGGCCCGCGAATTTGTTAAGAACATCAATGTCGGCATGGTGGGGGTCAATGTTCCCATTCCGGTGCCGATTGCCTACCACACCTTCGGCGGCTGGAAGGCCTCTGGCTTTGGCGACTTGAACCAGCACGGCCCTGATTCTTTCCGCTTCTACACCAAGACCAAGACCGTGACTTCCCGCTGGCCGGATGATTCCCAGGCAGGCCCGCAGTTCACCATGCCGGTGATGAACTAA
- the mmsB gene encoding 3-hydroxyisobutyrate dehydrogenase, with product MSTIAFIGLGNMGGPMAANLVAAGHTVNGFDVVEEARDRAAASGVNVIDTAEAAAQDAEVVITSLPNGALVGQVIDSILSADAPRLFIDVSTIAVAEARDLAQKVTQAGSRFLDAPVSGGIAGAAAGTLAFMVGGPAETFEEAKPLLDIMGRSVTHCGDTGNGQAVKACNNMILAVHQIVLAEALVLGERLGLDHQAFFDVVSNATGNSWALSVNAPVPEVVPTSPANRDFTPGFAAALMLKDLKLAMAAAEDTATDTVLGKIAAQQYADFVDEGHGGLDFSAIINEVRRRE from the coding sequence ATGAGCACCATTGCCTTTATCGGACTGGGTAATATGGGCGGGCCTATGGCCGCCAACCTGGTCGCCGCCGGACATACCGTCAACGGCTTTGATGTTGTCGAAGAAGCCCGTGACCGCGCCGCCGCCAGCGGAGTAAACGTCATCGACACCGCCGAGGCTGCTGCCCAGGACGCAGAAGTCGTGATCACCAGCCTGCCCAACGGCGCGCTGGTGGGCCAGGTCATTGATTCCATCTTGTCTGCCGATGCCCCCCGTTTGTTCATCGACGTCTCTACCATCGCCGTTGCCGAAGCCCGGGACCTGGCGCAGAAGGTTACGCAGGCAGGGTCGCGCTTTCTCGATGCCCCCGTCTCCGGCGGCATCGCCGGTGCTGCGGCAGGCACCCTGGCCTTCATGGTGGGCGGCCCGGCCGAGACCTTTGAGGAGGCCAAGCCGCTGCTCGACATCATGGGCCGCTCGGTGACCCACTGCGGGGATACCGGCAACGGCCAAGCGGTCAAGGCGTGCAACAACATGATTCTGGCGGTGCACCAGATTGTGCTGGCAGAGGCCCTGGTCCTAGGCGAACGTCTGGGCTTGGACCACCAGGCCTTCTTCGACGTGGTTTCTAACGCCACCGGCAATTCGTGGGCGCTGTCGGTCAATGCCCCCGTCCCGGAGGTGGTGCCCACCTCGCCAGCTAACCGCGACTTCACGCCGGGCTTTGCTGCGGCATTGATGCTCAAGGACCTCAAGCTGGCCATGGCGGCGGCGGAGGACACTGCGACGGACACCGTCTTGGGTAAGATTGCCGCCCAGCAGTACGCGGACTTCGTTGACGAAGGTCACGGCGGGCTGGACTTCTCCGCCATCATCAATGAGGTTCGCCGTCGAGAATAG
- a CDS encoding TetR/AcrR family transcriptional regulator, whose product MSSDALPPARTRILECSRQLFSEYTFAEVSLKDIAGAAGVSVALIVKHFGSKDGLFEATVDFTASSAALFAGPFAQLGHTAVVETLTAPHNAPYSMARTISVAAGDRDSLNAIGKRIKSDLLQVLAERIRAEAPWSSPSPELRAQSALALLMGLSFMRRFGDTEFRSFHTDTLISYYSPLLQSILDGEPH is encoded by the coding sequence ATGAGTAGTGACGCCCTTCCTCCTGCCCGCACCCGGATTCTCGAGTGTTCCCGTCAGCTCTTTAGCGAGTACACCTTCGCAGAAGTCTCCCTCAAAGACATAGCTGGCGCGGCGGGGGTCTCCGTGGCGTTGATAGTCAAGCACTTCGGCAGCAAAGACGGCCTCTTTGAGGCCACCGTGGACTTCACGGCCTCTTCAGCTGCACTGTTTGCGGGTCCGTTTGCGCAGCTTGGCCACACGGCGGTGGTAGAAACCTTAACGGCTCCCCACAATGCCCCCTATTCAATGGCGCGTACCATTTCCGTGGCGGCGGGCGACCGGGATAGCCTCAATGCCATTGGCAAGCGCATCAAGTCGGACCTGCTGCAGGTTTTAGCGGAGCGAATCCGGGCAGAAGCGCCCTGGAGCAGCCCCTCCCCGGAGTTGCGGGCGCAATCTGCGCTGGCTTTGCTGATGGGCTTGTCCTTTATGCGGCGTTTTGGGGATACAGAGTTCCGCAGCTTCCACACGGACACGCTCATCAGCTATTACTCGCCATTGTTGCAGTCTATTCTCGACGGCGAACCTCATTGA